A stretch of Oreochromis aureus strain Israel breed Guangdong linkage group 11, ZZ_aureus, whole genome shotgun sequence DNA encodes these proteins:
- the LOC116322581 gene encoding zymogen granule membrane protein 16-like, giving the protein MSKYINYCVLVLLWIIFFHFCLGNYLSQEWGRWRFPRCCSGHVSGRIRGFLSTFIHYSYSRDVGGGSGSSFSTEGEGRITAIRVWEIYGAYITGIQLRYDNSWADVVGRIYDTPQEMELFDGEAIDQISGKFDNNYIYQVIFGTSRGRSLTVGQPTQGSFNFYPNHPDAELRLLSGRFNGNGIMSLGAHWGVVFTH; this is encoded by the exons ATGTCAAAGTATATCAACTATTGTGTC CTAGTTCTGCTGTGGAttattttcttccacttttgCCTTGGAAACTATCTGTCC CAGGAATGGGGCAGGTGGAGGTTTCCCCggtgctgcagcggtcatgtcagtgggaggatccgggggtttctct CTACTTTTATCCACTACTCCTACTCTCGCGATGTTGGAGGTGGCAGTGGCAGCTCTTTTTCCACAGAAGGAGAGGGCAGGATAACAGCAATCCGGGTCTGGGAGATATATGGTGCCTACATCACAGG GATTCAGCTCCGCTACGATAATAGTTGGGCCGACGTGGTCGGTCGCATCTATGACACGCCACAAGAGATGGAACTGTTTGATGGAGAGGCCATTGATCAG ATCTCTGGGAAATTTGATAACAACTACATCTATCAGGTGATATTTGGGACCTCCAGAGGGCGCTCTCTGACTGTCGGCCAGCCCACTCAG GGCTCCTTTAACTTCTACCCGAACCACCCTGATGCAGAGCTCAGACTGCTGAGCGGACGATTCAATGGCAATGGGATTATGTCCCTGGGAGCTCACTGGGGAGTGGTGTTCACTCATTAA